The sequence GGCCGGGGCTGACGCCCCGGCCTTGCTTGTATGCGTTACAGCAGCCGGAACAGCAACAGCGCGGCGGGAACCGCCAGAATGAGCGCACCCCCCAGATAGGCCACCCAGAAGAGGGTCAACCCCCGTTCGAGATCCTCCGTTTCGGGCAGGGGACCGTTGCCGAAGGTCGGCGCCCGCACCAGCACCTGCCCGGTCATCACCGGCCCGCCGAGGGTCACCCCCAGCGCACCCGCCATGGCCGCCACGGGGATCCCCCGGGAGGGGTTGGAGGCGAACATGCCGTCGCGCCGGGCGATCCGCCAGCTGTCGCCGAAGCCGCCCCCGGCCAGGGGGGCTGTCAGCGCCAGCAGTCCCGCCGCACACCAGGAAGGAAGCATCTCCAGCACCAGCTCCAGCTTCAGAAGCCACAGCGGCGCACGGCCGTTTGCCTTGGCCTCGCTGCCGAGAAAACGGACAGCCGCGTAGAACCAGACCAGACCGGCGCCGCCCAGCAACCCGTAGAGCAGCGGAGCGCAGTACCCCATGGCCAGCGACGACGCCAGCCGCTCCAGCGAGACACCGATCAGGCGCTTCTCCCCGATATTGCCGAAGGCATTCCCGATCCACTCCGCCAGGAGCTCCCGTGCGGAGATGTGCATGCTCCGCTGCAGCCTTCCGGCGATCTGTCGCACCGTCCGCCCAGCCCCGGCGCCGTACATCGCCAGATAGACCAGCAACCCCTGGACAATCCAGCCGACACCCAGGAGGGCGCCCAGCGCGGTGGCCAGGGAGACCAGAATGAAGGTCACCAGAAGCACCGCCACGGGAAAGGCGATCCCCTGCCACCTGGCCGGGACAAGCCGTCGCGGCCAGTGGTCGGCCAGCAGCGTCACCAGGCGCCGCAGCAGTACGCGGGGCCTCCAGGACAGGGGCGGACCGCCGGTAACGAGATCCAGTATCAGCGCCAATACAAGGGAAAGAACCGTCATGACACCCTCCTCTCTCAGCCGGGAAGAACCGCCTACAGCGGGAGTTCCGTCCCCACACCGGCGGCGACGGCCTTGTCGTAGATCTTCGCCGCCGTCGTCACGTCGAGGCCGGCGAAGCCGACGGTTTCGAAGAAGGTGATCTCCCGATCCGACCTTCTCCCCTCCACCCGTCCGAGGAGGAGGTCGCCCGCTTCCCCGTCGATGATCTCACTGGTGAAGGTCCCCTCCGCCATGGGCTTGATGAAATCGCCGGACTCGGCCAGCACGGCATCCCGGGAGTCCGCGAAGACCCTGTCGGCCCGCTGGATCAGCTCCGGACCGATCTCCTGCATATCCGGCGTGAAGGCGCCGACGCCATTCACATGGGCCCCTGGCTTCACCTGGTTGCCGTCCAGGACGGGCCTCTTGGAAGTGGTCACCGCGGTGATGATATCGGCCTCCGCCACGGCCACCGCGGGATCAGCAGCCGCTTCGATCCGGGCGCCGTAGGAGGCCAGCTCCCGGTTCATCCGCTCGGCGAAGTCCCTGGCCTTGGCGGCATCGATATCGAAGACCCGCACAAGCTCCAGATCCCGGACGGCCAGGATCGCCTCCAGCTGGCAGGGAGCCTGCCCGCCGGTCCCGAAGAGGGCCCCCACGGCGGCGTCCTTCCGGGCCAGAAGATCCGTCGCCGCACCGGCGCAGGCCCCCGTCCGGAGCTGGGTGAGGTAGGTGCCGTCCAGAATGGAGAGCACCTGCCCCGTCTCGCCGCTGACCAGCACCATTGTGGCCGGCACGGCGGGCAGCCCGCGCTTGACGTTCTCCGGGAAGACAGAGACGATCTTGACCCCCGCCTGACCGATCTCGCCGACGTAGGCCGGCATAAAGAGGGACTGCCCCGTCCCGCCGGGGATCTTGAGGTTCGTGCGGAGCGGTACGTCGGTTTTGCCCTCGGTGAGGAGCCGGAGGGCCTCCTTGTCGGCCTCGATGGCCTCCTTCATGCTGAAAACGCTCTGGATATCATCCTTGCTCAGTGCGAGCATGGTTCCACCTCCATGGAAAGTTGTTCCCCCGGG comes from Synergistales bacterium and encodes:
- a CDS encoding cobalamin biosynthesis protein, whose amino-acid sequence is MTVLSLVLALILDLVTGGPPLSWRPRVLLRRLVTLLADHWPRRLVPARWQGIAFPVAVLLVTFILVSLATALGALLGVGWIVQGLLVYLAMYGAGAGRTVRQIAGRLQRSMHISARELLAEWIGNAFGNIGEKRLIGVSLERLASSLAMGYCAPLLYGLLGGAGLVWFYAAVRFLGSEAKANGRAPLWLLKLELVLEMLPSWCAAGLLALTAPLAGGGFGDSWRIARRDGMFASNPSRGIPVAAMAGALGVTLGGPVMTGQVLVRAPTFGNGPLPETEDLERGLTLFWVAYLGGALILAVPAALLLFRLL
- a CDS encoding ornithine cyclodeaminase family protein — its product is MLALSKDDIQSVFSMKEAIEADKEALRLLTEGKTDVPLRTNLKIPGGTGQSLFMPAYVGEIGQAGVKIVSVFPENVKRGLPAVPATMVLVSGETGQVLSILDGTYLTQLRTGACAGAATDLLARKDAAVGALFGTGGQAPCQLEAILAVRDLELVRVFDIDAAKARDFAERMNRELASYGARIEAAADPAVAVAEADIITAVTTSKRPVLDGNQVKPGAHVNGVGAFTPDMQEIGPELIQRADRVFADSRDAVLAESGDFIKPMAEGTFTSEIIDGEAGDLLLGRVEGRRSDREITFFETVGFAGLDVTTAAKIYDKAVAAGVGTELPL